One genomic window of Halorhabdus sp. CBA1104 includes the following:
- a CDS encoding CheF family chemotaxis protein encodes MSESVIADFVGKFNSEHTARSEPTTGRVLLSQKRLVLAADETKTTIPLGDVIDVAVGHVPPDLGDFFDSTVTVAFKKDDRRLVAVIETDDEKIDKFSTVLYKALLNGTEATVKHPAEIGGRVTDQTYAPAKLALRPKAVTFNRADDAITVSLSQVTEFTRETRDVAGAQRATLTVKHNPNGQAVTTIAALPSARKLSLLGRYIRLEYSDLMADLKDIELSDAEIELLVAVYSAGDIENVPLANVLDREASQVTMLLNDLQSKDLLASTDAGPTLTSKGRVIVNKHLDDVND; translated from the coding sequence TCAGTCATCGCGGATTTCGTCGGCAAGTTCAACTCGGAGCATACCGCCCGGTCCGAACCGACGACTGGACGGGTGCTGTTGAGTCAGAAGCGACTCGTTCTCGCGGCCGACGAGACGAAGACGACGATTCCGCTGGGCGACGTCATCGATGTTGCGGTCGGTCACGTTCCCCCCGATCTGGGTGATTTTTTCGACTCGACAGTGACGGTCGCCTTCAAGAAGGACGATCGCCGCCTCGTCGCCGTCATCGAAACTGACGACGAAAAGATCGATAAATTCTCGACAGTCCTGTACAAGGCGTTGCTGAACGGGACTGAGGCGACAGTCAAACACCCCGCCGAGATCGGCGGCCGGGTCACCGACCAGACGTATGCGCCTGCGAAACTCGCGTTACGGCCCAAAGCAGTGACGTTCAATCGCGCAGACGACGCGATCACCGTTTCACTGTCTCAGGTGACGGAGTTTACGCGTGAAACACGCGACGTCGCCGGCGCCCAGCGAGCGACGCTGACTGTCAAGCACAATCCAAATGGGCAAGCTGTGACCACGATCGCTGCTCTTCCCTCCGCTCGAAAGCTCTCACTCTTGGGCCGCTACATCCGGCTGGAGTACAGCGATCTCATGGCAGATCTCAAGGACATCGAGCTCTCGGACGCGGAGATCGAACTACTGGTTGCGGTTTACTCCGCCGGCGATATCGAAAACGTCCCGCTGGCGAACGTTCTCGACCGGGAGGCAAGCCAAGTGACGATGCTCCTCAACGACCTACAGAGCAAAGACCTCCTCGCTTCGACGGACGCCGGCCCGACGCTCACGTCTAAAGGTCGGGTTATCGTCAACAAGCACTTAGACGACGTCAACGATTGA